GTCAGCTGATTTCCGAGTCAAGATGATAAGGTCATAGAACCGATGTGAGCCTCCTATGGCATAGGTAGCTTCGTAGAGTAGCACATCTGCGAGACCGTCACCATTAAAGTCGGTGCGAACGACTTGAGTTAGGCGTTGTTCCATTCCATCGTCTGTGTAAGCAATATCGAACGGGCTTGATTTTCGTTCCGGTTTTATGACCTTGAGCAGACCTTTGTCCACGCGATCTTGATAGGTTTCATTTTCAATATTGTACCCATATGCTTGCTCAAAATCGGTCATGATAGGAAACAGGGCAAGGGGCAGTAATTTGGGATTGAACAGTTCTTCGGAGGGCGGTAGGAAACTTCGTTTTGGCTTGACTGCTTGTTCAAGTAAGTTAAGCGTACCACATGGATACTTGAACCATGCAGCATCCGCGATAGCAGCCATTGTATTGGGGAAGTAGCCTTGCTCAAGTGCATCATCATATTCCTTGCAAGTACGCACATGTTTTTTTTCTTTTTTGTCGTTCGTTAATTCTGCCCCTTTATCTTGGATGCCCTTCCATAGCAAAATTGATTGATCTCGAAGGGTCTGAATCTCGGCTTTGGTGAAGGACTTTTTGTCGGTACCATCAGCGAGCTTTATAGGCTTGAGCAATTCAAAGGTTATATCTTCTGGTTTGCTTGGAGCCGCCCACGTGGTGATTGTCCAGCACAGTGTCGAAAATAAACAACCCAGACCGATGTAAAACAGGCGATTCGATTGCATGATAGCCTCCCTTGATAAAAGATTGGTGTAGATTGTCAGATTATTCTATATTTTGTTGGTGCAAAATACAAGCCAAAAACCCTGTTAAAGGAATAATAAATGGGTGCTAACGCAGGCATTCCCAGATTTATGATTGATTCATCAATAATGTTCTGCTCGCCGGTGACGGTGTATACGGCGAAACGGGACGGCACTTTCGTTGCACGGTGTTATTCGATCCCCGGCTTCGTCGTTGAGGGCGACACGTTTGACGAGACCGTGGCGAGTGCGACCGAAGCATATCTTACCTTCAAGGCATGATGTGGTTCAAGGAACTAATGAACCAGTGAACTTAGCGATAGGTCATGGTAGATTCTAAAAACAAATAGGCGCTTTCGCCACCCGGTAGGTGCGGTTTCCAACCACACCGAATAGGCGCAGTTAGAAACAGCGCCTACCAAACGATAGAACGGTAGTTTCGTTTTCCTACCTCCCCAGTTTGGAGTGTCTCATTAATTCTAAGATCCACTATAATCAGTGAAGGTTCGCGTGGATTTGTGGAGGAACAAGGTAATGAAATTTGATAGAAATCCAAGGAACCAATCGGCACGCATTGATGTCGTGAAGCAGGACCGGACACGGACGGTTGATAAATTACCGGATCGACCAAGCGATGGGCAAACGGTAATCCTCCGACAGAAGGATAAGAGCAAGCAGGTATGCACCTATTCGAGGGACGGGGAGTGGATCTGTATATCGGCAGTAGACGAAGTGCCTATCCCAGTACCTGCTGCACCTAGTGCAAGGATAACTTTTTCCTCAACATTAGGAGATCCACCATAAATGGCGCGCACCTATGTGAAGTCCACAGATTATTCGGACACTGACACCGAATTTACATTCGAGACGGTGAACAGTGACATCTACCTGAAAATCGGAGACCTGAACGACGATGATGCAGTACTCGTCGTATCTATAATTGCTGGAGGACTCGTCGGGTTTTTCCAGAGCAGTGAGAGAATTGCGATTGCTAGGATAACCGCCGATTACGATGAAACAAACGGTATCCGCGTGGAATCTATACCAGAGGACTTAACGCTTAACGAGGAATATGTCATCAAGTTCACGCAAGCGCGCCCCGGCAGATTCGGCGAGCAAGGGCAACAAGGTGAACGCGGAGAACAGGGACCACAGGGTGAACGCGGAGAGCAAGGTGAGCGTGGCGAGCCTGGACCACAAGGTGAACGCAGAGAGCAAGGTGAACGTGGCGAACGGGGACCGCAGGGTGAACGTGGCGAACAGGGTGAACCCGGATCACAAGGCGAGCCTGGACCACAGGGACCCCCCGGACGGGACGGCATGGGGCCATGTCATTCGCTGGCTGTCTTAAATGATCCAAACGGAACGCAGAATCTACGATCAATCGCACTGCCAGAGGATTATGGCAACTATAATGATGTCTACATCGCTATCCACGAAGGCAACGAGTTACGGTCGAATACGCTCAAGACCGCTGTGTTAGTGAATGGTAGGCGATACCGAATTGGTGCATCAAATGATGTCGAGTGGGTAGAAGCAACTCGCACATTCAATATAGTTGGAGGCAACAACACGGGTGAATTCCGGCATATTATTCTGATTGGGTGTGAGACGGAGGCTGAAGCGGATATCGTCGTCGCTTCAGGTAGATGGGATAACCCGGTTGTTATCGATAATACGACGCTTGCTCATTCGACAACGCCCGGATTCGCGCCCACACCACAGTTATCGGGGTGGCATGGAACATGGATGCGAGTTGGTAACGTTGTGCAATTCAATCTTACTTTTGAAATGCAAGGATTTAGTGGCGTTGTTGAACAAGTTAGGATTAGTCTACTGCCCCCTGCCGGCACAACATTTATCAACTGCCGTGGTCAGATCAGTTTCCCGCTTGATTTCTATCCGAATGCAGTCATTGGTCAACGTAGGCAGCAATCAACACCAGCTAGTGATGAGGATGCAATTCGGATACTAATGGGCGCAGATACAGGTAGCGGTTATGATTGGGGTGACATAGGCGGAAGAGGCCCCTTTAATATATCAGGACAATACTACATTTTATCGGAATGAGGCAACCAAAGTTGGTTATAGTAGATGTGAGATGAAAGGGGACAAAATCGTGGCAAAACGGCTTTACCGCAGGGATGTTCGCAGAATTGTCAAACGGCATGTGTGCGATGTGTCGAGGGCAGAAGTCGTAGAAGCGTATAGAAACTCGCGGTTGAAGAATCTGCATGGAGAATTCCTTGATAGACGTTATCGTGCATTGTCGCAGGTAGACAAGAAACAGTATCGGACTGATTATTGGGATTGCGATAATTTCGCACTTGCACTTTGCGGTCAAGTACCTATGTGGTTTGATGTGAATGGGGTTGGGCTCGTGGTAGATTATAGCGGAAAAACATGCTTATAACTCGCTTTTGGTATATGACAATAATAAATTGTCAATTGTTGGCGTAGAACCACAAAACGATAGGTGGGACGTTGCGAAAACTGGGGCACGCATGTACAGCGCTCGAAACGGCTATACAATTTTCGGCTAACTTTTTAACTATGATTGCAATAATTACTTGTGCAGGGCGAGGGACGCGCCGTCGCCCTGATACAGAACATACTCCCAAAATTCTACTTGAACATGCAGGGCAACCGCTTATTGACCATATCGTCCGTCCGATAGATGAATCTGGATTGTTTGATAAAATTGTGTTTGTCCTCAGCCTACAGCACGGTCAGAAGGTTATCGATCATGTCCATCGTTCCTTTTTGGATACGCCGGTCAAGTTTGTTTGGCAAGATGCGCCACTGGGATTTGGTCATGCAGTTCTGCAAGCGCGGGAGGAGGTGTTTACTCCTCTTCGCTTCCCCCCGCTAGCAGGGAGACTGAGGGGGGGATGGAATCCTCCAGTGCTGATCCATACGGACGATGCGGTCAACCGTCATTGTGTGGACGGCATGAGTCTGGTAAGCGCGATAACGTCCAAAAAGGAATCCCAGATCGGGGTTCAGTGGCGTGGGAATGTGAAAAACTACGGCATGGCAATCGTCAGTTATCCTAATGGGCATCTGCCAAGGACGAACTCACCGATGCCGGGACGGGTGGAGTGGTTGGTAGAGAAGCCGTATTGGGACGAGGGCGGATTGGCAATGACGGGGATCTATTATATCCGTGAATCGCGGCGGCTGTTCCGGTGCCTGAACAAGTTGGTCAATTCGGGACGGTGCTTGGGCGGGGAGTACCAGTTCACCCACGCGCTCCAGATGATGATTGATCAAGGAACGCCGTTTCAGACCTATTATCACGAGTGGGTAGATTGTGGGCAGGCGAGAAAGCGAGAAGACGAGGGAACGGAAAAACGTGAAATTTAGCACTTGTAGGTCGAGATTCATATCTCGACACCAAATTGGGTAGATTGTGGAGGGAATAAGTGAAAAAAATAGGTGTGGTCGGCGCAGGGCTGGTTGGTTCGTGCTTCTTGGGACTGGATGACTTTCAGGTAGTGCATCGGAATGAGTGGAAAGATGCGATTTGGGATTGGCGGGGTGTGGTGAACGCTGCGGGTCTTGCGGGTATCCCTCCCTGTGAAAATGCTACATTTCAGGAGTTGATGCGAGCGAATGTTAAGATGCCGGTAGATATGTGCGGCTATGCTGCGAATATCGGTATACCGTTCCTGACATTCTCTACCACTGCGGTCTACCGTCGTCCGATTGATCTACAAGAACGGCTCAGGGAGGATGCGCCGCTTTATCCATATAACAGCTATGGCGCGAGCAAAATTCTGATGGAGGCGAGCCTCCCGAAGGACGCTTGCTTTATCTTCCGACTTCCCCGTGTTGATACTGAGACGGATTCGGAAAAGGACTTCGGACCGAAGTTGAAGAACTGGAAGGTTGTCGAGCGTGTATATCAGAGCTTTGTGTTCCATGCAATGAATAACCGGACACGGTTCTACGGGATTTATAACATCGGGTCAACGGATGTCTACCTGCCCGATTATATCAAAGAAAAGTATGGGTGGGAGGGTGAGGTGGTGCCGGCGCACTCATTGAACTTGTCGCCGGCGGTGATGATTGACACCTCGAAGGCGAAGGATTTGGGATTATTATGATACGCATAGTTTGCATTAATTTAAAACGTCGTATAGATCGTCGTGCGGCATGGCTTGGTGCAGCGTTTGCTCAAAGAGTTCCTGACGATATTATTGAGTTTTATTATGGCTACGATGCTGCGGATTATTCACGTCAGGAGGCAAGAGAAAGATTCAGCAATGATTTTCCTGATGTTGATTTTCCGGAGGCACGAGGGACTGGCAGTCAATGTGTTACTTGGTCATATCTAAGCTGTCTGAAACGGATATCGGAATATCCTGAAGATATGCGCGTGATACTGATGCAGGATCACACCGTATTCGGTTGTGAGTTTGGGCATGTTGAACGGGTAATCAATTCAGCGGATGATTTTAACGTTATCCAGTTCTTTTATGGAAATTTTGAGGAAGCGTATGAAACTTTCTACAAGGTAAACGGTAAAAGCAAAGGTGATGTATACGAATCTTACAATAACGATCTCTACAGCGATTATCTTGGAGATAGTGCTTCGTGTAACGTTTACACGCCAAAAGGTGCGCGTCTCACATTAGCGCGGTATCAATATCAGCATATACATAATCTAGATACCGTGTTTATGAAACGGATGAGTGAGCAGCCGGATGTGTATCGTGTGAAGGACCAATGGTTCTTCATACGCCGTCCGCTATGTTTGTCAAAGTGGATGGATTGTGTGGATTCTGATAGGGAGTATTATAACTATCTCGACAAGGAATCTGCGGAACCCAGTCATAGCAATCCGACAGCAAAATGGATTGTGGATTTACCAGAATCCCATGCAGGTCTGAAGGCGAACAATACATGGGGTCAACGTGCAAAGAAGATAAATGGAAAGGTGGTTATTGATGAAAGTTCTCTTGACAGGTGATAAAGGTTTTGTGGGTAGCCATATTCGGGTTGGTTTAGAAAACAGTCACGATGTTGTCGGACTTGATGTCCGCGGAAGTTTCACTGAATGGGTTGATGACATGAATTCGGTGATGGGGCGTGATATTGAAGCGGTTGTTCACTGTGGTGCTATCAGTAATAATCAGTGTGATGATCCGGACATCTATCTGTGGAACGCTTACGGCACATATCTACTGGCTAAAACCGTTAGAACTATCAACGCCGACATTCCATTCATATTCTTTTCCTCCTTCGTTGTGTCGGCGACCGAGTCGGAGCCGGAATCACGCACACCTTACGGGTGGACGAAAGCGGTCGCCGAAGATTTGGTGCAGGAGATACTGCCTGATGCAACGATTATCAGACCGGGTGTGATGTGGGGAAAAGAGGTGAACAAAAAAGCACATGTCGGTTCAGTCCCGTGGCGGTTGGCATCTCACGATATAGAGTTTTTGATACGGGGCTGGAAACGCAGATATGTGCATGTCCATGATGTGGTCGAAGCAATCAAGAACTGTCTTGATAATAGGCCACGTGGCATATTTGAAATTTCATCAGATAAATTCTACACTAACGAGGAATTAGCGGGACTCGTTCAGTGGAAAGATTATCAGTGGATTGACAAAGCCTCAGACGGCGGATTCAAGTTTGTAAGTCATCATGACAAGATTGGCGGACTCAATCTGCTGCCGGGTTGGTCGCCCCAGGTGAGACTGGAAACGGAACTGCCGCGCTTAGAAAAAGAGTTGCATAGTGATAGATAAGATCCTGCATGCGAATCTCAGTCGTCGTCCCGATAGGAACGAGTGGTTCTTAGAGAATACTAAAGTTAGTACA
This genomic stretch from Candidatus Poribacteria bacterium harbors:
- a CDS encoding NAD(P)-dependent oxidoreductase, whose protein sequence is MKVLLTGDKGFVGSHIRVGLENSHDVVGLDVRGSFTEWVDDMNSVMGRDIEAVVHCGAISNNQCDDPDIYLWNAYGTYLLAKTVRTINADIPFIFFSSFVVSATESEPESRTPYGWTKAVAEDLVQEILPDATIIRPGVMWGKEVNKKAHVGSVPWRLASHDIEFLIRGWKRRYVHVHDVVEAIKNCLDNRPRGIFEISSDKFYTNEELAGLVQWKDYQWIDKASDGGFKFVSHHDKIGGLNLLPGWSPQVRLETELPRLEKELHSDR
- a CDS encoding nucleotidyltransferase family protein encodes the protein MIAIITCAGRGTRRRPDTEHTPKILLEHAGQPLIDHIVRPIDESGLFDKIVFVLSLQHGQKVIDHVHRSFLDTPVKFVWQDAPLGFGHAVLQAREEVFTPLRFPPLAGRLRGGWNPPVLIHTDDAVNRHCVDGMSLVSAITSKKESQIGVQWRGNVKNYGMAIVSYPNGHLPRTNSPMPGRVEWLVEKPYWDEGGLAMTGIYYIRESRRLFRCLNKLVNSGRCLGGEYQFTHALQMMIDQGTPFQTYYHEWVDCGQARKREDEGTEKREI
- a CDS encoding NAD(P)-dependent oxidoreductase — protein: MKKIGVVGAGLVGSCFLGLDDFQVVHRNEWKDAIWDWRGVVNAAGLAGIPPCENATFQELMRANVKMPVDMCGYAANIGIPFLTFSTTAVYRRPIDLQERLREDAPLYPYNSYGASKILMEASLPKDACFIFRLPRVDTETDSEKDFGPKLKNWKVVERVYQSFVFHAMNNRTRFYGIYNIGSTDVYLPDYIKEKYGWEGEVVPAHSLNLSPAVMIDTSKAKDLGLL
- a CDS encoding collagen-like protein; this encodes MARTYVKSTDYSDTDTEFTFETVNSDIYLKIGDLNDDDAVLVVSIIAGGLVGFFQSSERIAIARITADYDETNGIRVESIPEDLTLNEEYVIKFTQARPGRFGEQGQQGERGEQGPQGERGEQGERGEPGPQGERREQGERGERGPQGERGEQGEPGSQGEPGPQGPPGRDGMGPCHSLAVLNDPNGTQNLRSIALPEDYGNYNDVYIAIHEGNELRSNTLKTAVLVNGRRYRIGASNDVEWVEATRTFNIVGGNNTGEFRHIILIGCETEAEADIVVASGRWDNPVVIDNTTLAHSTTPGFAPTPQLSGWHGTWMRVGNVVQFNLTFEMQGFSGVVEQVRISLLPPAGTTFINCRGQISFPLDFYPNAVIGQRRQQSTPASDEDAIRILMGADTGSGYDWGDIGGRGPFNISGQYYILSE